The following are encoded in a window of Thiovulum sp. ES genomic DNA:
- a CDS encoding nitrate reductase, alpha subunit NarG (PFAM: Molybdopterin oxidoreductase; Molydopterin dinucleotide binding domain~TIGRFAM: DMSO reductase family type II enzyme, molybdopterin subunit), with protein sequence MENKRRDFLKLSGMTAALVASQGSLFAKTEVQSFENGKEGYNNTSYTENMYRNEFSFTYGKKEEHGFAYHCVNCQGNCAWEVWSHNGVVTRENQSARYPSINPNIPDFNPRGCNKGVQHSQIMYEKDRILYPMERVGERGEGKWKRISWEEAGTKIAEKLFETLSDPERGPNKLMVHAGTGLLTEGRRGAPLRFSTQLGANRIYPSSYLGDMFSGAAVAYGEGNLGCTYDFMYSVDTSVFWGGNPSVSRIPDAHFVWEGKYNGAKVIVITPEYNASAKSADLWIPIKAGSDNILAMSVIHQIIKDKTYKPEFMKTYTDLPFLVDVETKKMIRRSEMEHGTEENHHKYEEEFYSWNAKTNSPALMPGSEGSEIHTLRLADFGIDPVLEGEWTITDIHGKARRVTTAFEMLKKNAEEFSPEKTQKITGVAPSIVKTLADDLALPKVATVTTGFSLNKYFNGILSIWNISSIMGLTGRMGPYGGLNTENEFQLSGLGALSGFSGKYAPRFGSGFVGEYVFGDGKSTFDQYFSDEDVRRAQNGMSKKEHMEIIDELLAQGKEGKANNESEHGNVVKPWWIPDTAVIVADSKFRRNKGSAYREAFLKQMKFFAYVDFRMSETAVFADILLPAKSHYEVYDLRTSPGYHRFTNLAKPVANIKEVGEAKDEWTMFAFLAKKLQEVATRPENIDKAKIPDDKKYAKPGYHDLSIFYDEYTNTDEESEAEGEVLLGTDKLAVEAALEKCKQYEPWTMEKMYDAGGFLQINEKAAQTSPLYADRPYNSNEDHLYKFKPLHTLSGRQTFYVDHELWVRMGAHTNTGMEGIRPQSMDYPFVMMTPHARWSIHSNYKASRTLQRLQRGVPYIQVNRVVAKQKGIEDGDTIRVFNVLGEFYAMAKVSSSCPADGIVMEHGWEPYMYKFNKGHNEVVPTALNLLEMADGWGHLKFGGLWDGNQYAYDGAVNFEKANV encoded by the coding sequence ATGGAAAATAAAAGAAGAGACTTTCTTAAACTTTCAGGTATGACTGCGGCACTTGTTGCATCTCAAGGTTCTCTTTTCGCTAAAACAGAAGTTCAATCTTTTGAAAACGGAAAAGAGGGATACAACAACACTTCATATACTGAAAACATGTATAGAAACGAGTTTTCTTTCACATATGGAAAGAAAGAAGAGCATGGTTTTGCTTACCACTGTGTGAATTGTCAAGGTAACTGTGCATGGGAAGTTTGGTCGCATAACGGAGTTGTTACTCGAGAAAACCAATCCGCACGATACCCATCAATTAACCCGAATATTCCTGATTTCAACCCAAGAGGTTGTAATAAAGGTGTTCAACACTCTCAAATTATGTATGAGAAAGACAGAATTCTCTACCCAATGGAAAGAGTTGGTGAAAGAGGTGAAGGTAAATGGAAACGAATTTCTTGGGAAGAAGCTGGAACTAAAATTGCTGAAAAGCTATTTGAAACACTTTCAGATCCAGAAAGAGGTCCAAACAAACTTATGGTTCATGCAGGAACTGGTCTTTTAACAGAAGGTCGGAGAGGTGCTCCACTAAGATTTTCAACTCAACTCGGTGCAAACAGAATTTACCCATCATCTTACTTAGGTGATATGTTCTCTGGTGCTGCTGTTGCTTATGGTGAAGGAAACTTAGGTTGTACTTACGACTTTATGTATTCTGTTGATACTTCAGTATTCTGGGGAGGAAATCCATCAGTTTCAAGAATTCCTGATGCTCACTTTGTTTGGGAAGGAAAATATAATGGTGCGAAAGTTATCGTTATCACTCCTGAATATAATGCTTCTGCAAAATCTGCTGACCTTTGGATTCCAATTAAAGCTGGTTCTGACAATATTCTTGCAATGTCTGTTATCCACCAAATTATCAAAGATAAAACTTACAAACCTGAGTTCATGAAAACTTACACGGATTTACCTTTCCTTGTTGATGTTGAGACAAAGAAAATGATCCGACGAAGTGAAATGGAACACGGAACAGAAGAGAATCACCATAAATACGAGGAAGAGTTCTATTCTTGGAATGCAAAAACAAACTCTCCTGCTCTTATGCCTGGTAGTGAAGGTAGTGAAATTCACACTTTACGACTTGCTGATTTTGGAATTGATCCTGTTCTTGAGGGTGAATGGACTATTACAGATATTCATGGAAAAGCTAGAAGAGTTACAACTGCTTTTGAAATGCTTAAAAAGAATGCTGAAGAATTTTCACCAGAAAAGACTCAAAAAATCACAGGTGTTGCACCAAGTATCGTAAAAACTCTTGCGGATGATTTAGCTCTTCCAAAAGTTGCAACTGTTACAACTGGTTTCTCACTTAACAAATACTTCAACGGTATTCTCTCAATTTGGAATATTTCTTCAATTATGGGACTTACTGGAAGAATGGGACCTTACGGTGGTCTTAATACGGAAAACGAATTCCAACTTTCTGGACTTGGTGCATTATCTGGATTCTCTGGTAAATATGCTCCTAGATTTGGTTCTGGTTTCGTTGGTGAGTATGTATTTGGTGATGGAAAATCTACTTTTGATCAATATTTCTCTGATGAAGATGTTCGTCGTGCACAAAACGGAATGTCTAAAAAAGAGCATATGGAGATCATCGATGAGCTTCTAGCACAAGGTAAAGAGGGTAAAGCAAACAACGAGTCTGAACACGGAAATGTTGTAAAACCTTGGTGGATTCCTGATACTGCTGTTATCGTTGCCGATTCTAAATTCCGACGAAACAAAGGTTCTGCTTACCGAGAAGCATTCTTAAAACAGATGAAATTCTTCGCATATGTTGATTTCAGAATGAGTGAAACAGCTGTTTTTGCTGATATTCTTCTTCCTGCAAAATCACACTACGAAGTTTATGACTTAAGAACATCTCCAGGTTACCACCGATTTACAAACCTTGCAAAACCTGTTGCAAACATTAAAGAAGTTGGTGAAGCTAAAGATGAATGGACAATGTTCGCATTCCTTGCTAAGAAATTACAAGAAGTTGCAACTCGACCAGAAAACATCGATAAAGCAAAAATTCCTGACGATAAGAAATATGCAAAACCTGGTTATCACGACCTTTCAATTTTCTATGATGAATACACAAATACAGATGAAGAGTCTGAAGCTGAAGGTGAAGTTCTTCTTGGAACTGACAAACTAGCAGTTGAAGCAGCTCTTGAAAAATGTAAGCAGTATGAACCATGGACAATGGAAAAAATGTATGATGCTGGTGGTTTCTTACAAATCAATGAGAAAGCTGCTCAAACTTCTCCTCTCTATGCTGATCGACCTTACAACAGTAATGAAGATCACTTGTATAAATTCAAACCTCTTCACACACTTTCGGGACGACAAACATTCTATGTTGATCACGAACTTTGGGTAAGAATGGGTGCACATACAAATACAGGTATGGAAGGAATTCGACCGCAATCTATGGATTATCCTTTTGTTATGATGACTCCACATGCTCGATGGTCAATTCACTCAAACTACAAAGCTTCTCGAACTCTACAAAGACTTCAAAGAGGTGTTCCATATATTCAAGTGAATAGAGTTGTTGCAAAACAAAAAGGAATTGAAGACGGTGATACAATTCGAGTTTTCAATGTTCTTGGTGAATTCTATGCAATGGCAAAAGTCTCTTCATCTTGTCCAGCTGATGGTATTGTTATGGAACATGGTTGGGAACCATATATGTATAAATTTAACAAAGGACACAATGAAGTTGTTCCAACGGCTCTAAATCTACTTGAGATGGCTGACGGTTGGGGACACCTTAAATTTGGTGGTCTTTGGGACGGTAACCAATATGCTTATGATGGTGCTGTTAATTTTGAAAAAGCAAATGTGTAA
- a CDS encoding nitrate reductase, beta subunit NarH (TIGRFAM: DMSO reductase family type II enzyme, iron-sulfur subunit) gives MSKRQLAMVMDLNKCIGCQTCTVACKTQWTNRNGREYMYWNNVETYPGTGYPKNWQELGGGFDANGDLQEGIIPNLEADYGVPWDYNYDSLANGETMSPNIEPTWGPNWDEDEGAGAFPEDNYFFYIPRICNHCTNPGCLSACPRDAIFKRDQDGVVLVDLDRCQGYRYCIAGCPYKKVYFNPKISKSEKCILCFPRVEKGLPPACAQQCVGRIRFVGFLDDPESQVHKLVHKHKVALPLREDYGTQPNVYYIPPTEAPPKFDADGNVIEGSTRVPVEELEKLFGPEVHRVIKTMKAERENRKETGESEILDLLIAYQHSEMFRLDNDYYQGIANEKKLSLHPVDERYVKGANTKKISHFSITGGHH, from the coding sequence ATGTCTAAAAGACAATTAGCAATGGTAATGGACCTCAATAAATGTATTGGGTGTCAAACTTGTACCGTAGCATGTAAAACTCAATGGACTAATAGAAATGGTCGTGAGTACATGTATTGGAACAATGTCGAAACTTATCCAGGAACTGGTTATCCAAAAAATTGGCAAGAACTAGGTGGTGGTTTTGATGCAAATGGCGATCTTCAAGAGGGAATTATTCCAAATCTTGAAGCTGATTATGGTGTGCCTTGGGATTACAACTATGATTCACTAGCAAATGGTGAAACAATGAGTCCTAATATTGAACCAACTTGGGGACCAAACTGGGACGAAGATGAGGGTGCTGGTGCATTCCCTGAAGATAACTACTTCTTCTATATTCCAAGAATTTGTAACCACTGTACAAATCCTGGGTGTCTTTCTGCTTGTCCAAGAGATGCGATTTTCAAGAGAGACCAAGATGGAGTTGTTCTAGTTGATTTAGACAGATGTCAAGGTTACAGATATTGTATCGCAGGTTGTCCTTACAAAAAAGTATATTTCAACCCAAAAATCAGTAAATCTGAAAAATGTATTCTATGTTTCCCAAGAGTTGAAAAAGGTCTTCCACCTGCATGTGCGCAACAGTGTGTTGGTCGGATTCGATTTGTTGGTTTCTTAGATGATCCAGAGTCTCAAGTTCATAAACTTGTTCATAAACACAAAGTTGCACTTCCACTTCGAGAAGATTATGGAACACAACCAAATGTTTATTATATTCCACCAACAGAAGCACCACCGAAGTTTGATGCTGATGGAAATGTAATCGAGGGTTCAACTCGTGTGCCTGTTGAAGAACTTGAAAAACTATTTGGACCTGAAGTTCATAGAGTTATCAAAACTATGAAAGCTGAAAGAGAGAATAGAAAAGAGACTGGTGAGTCTGAAATTCTTGATCTTCTTATCGCTTACCAACACTCAGAAATGTTTAGACTTGATAATGATTACTATCAAGGAATTGCAAACGAGAAAAAACTATCTCTTCACCCAGTTGATGAAAGATATGTTAAGGGTGCAAATACTAAGAAAATTTCTCACTTCTCAATTACTGGGGGACACCACTAA
- a CDS encoding Cytochrome c-552/DMSO reductase-like protein with heme-binding domain (PFAM: Cytochrome c; Ethylbenzene dehydrogenase~TIGRFAM: DMSO reductase family type II enzyme, heme b subunit): MKKLLLSGAVAGLLASSLWSANIEAKKTEHSLTDISVMSPLWKDAKVVEVNLYPQTTVKMNDKKANELNADNGSKIAKVQALYNEKEIAFLIRWKDDTLSIQKGYRSDAYGDGFAVQFAQDFSNPEQLPYIGMGSEGREVFVHLQKATPNTFEPNGKGNVELQVGRKNTPYFEEELKNFDKAVKAEATVDYERNFVAGGFRSMTQVREGVESNMDMIYNMKRDCWKGSLSRELKDEYLDLNAPAIPVAFAVWDGGKNNRDGLKLLSGWNSVTLSAGGEKLVSALNDEVAGDLANGKAQFEANCAACHLTKDIQMSVPFMAPDLSNIGGYASAGYLKESIVDPSAVVVPGYNRNAHKNTPWYNVDENGNRVSTMPSFSWMDEKSQTDLIAYLKTLKAEGK; encoded by the coding sequence ATGAAAAAATTACTGCTATCTGGAGCAGTGGCGGGGCTTCTCGCCTCTTCACTATGGAGTGCAAACATTGAGGCTAAAAAAACAGAACATTCACTTACTGATATTTCTGTAATGTCTCCACTTTGGAAAGATGCAAAAGTTGTTGAAGTAAATCTTTACCCACAAACAACAGTAAAAATGAACGACAAAAAAGCAAATGAGCTAAATGCCGACAACGGTAGCAAAATTGCCAAAGTTCAAGCTCTTTACAATGAAAAAGAGATCGCATTTTTAATCCGATGGAAAGATGACACACTTTCAATCCAAAAAGGTTACAGAAGTGATGCTTACGGAGATGGTTTTGCTGTTCAATTTGCACAAGATTTCTCAAATCCTGAACAATTACCATATATTGGAATGGGTTCAGAAGGTCGAGAAGTTTTTGTTCATCTTCAAAAAGCTACACCAAATACATTTGAGCCAAACGGAAAAGGGAATGTTGAACTACAAGTTGGTAGAAAAAATACTCCTTACTTTGAAGAAGAACTCAAAAATTTTGATAAAGCTGTAAAAGCTGAGGCAACTGTTGATTACGAAAGAAATTTTGTAGCTGGTGGTTTCCGAAGTATGACTCAAGTTCGTGAAGGTGTTGAATCTAACATGGACATGATTTATAACATGAAAAGAGATTGTTGGAAAGGTTCTCTTTCAAGAGAATTAAAAGACGAATATCTTGATTTAAATGCACCTGCAATTCCAGTAGCTTTTGCTGTTTGGGACGGTGGAAAAAACAATCGAGACGGTCTTAAACTTCTTTCTGGTTGGAATTCTGTAACTCTTTCAGCAGGTGGAGAAAAACTTGTTTCTGCACTTAACGATGAGGTCGCGGGAGATTTAGCAAACGGTAAAGCTCAATTCGAGGCAAACTGTGCTGCGTGTCACCTTACAAAAGATATTCAAATGAGTGTTCCATTTATGGCTCCTGATCTTTCAAATATTGGTGGATATGCATCTGCTGGATATTTAAAAGAGTCAATTGTTGATCCTAGTGCAGTTGTTGTTCCTGGATATAACAGAAATGCTCATAAAAATACTCCTTGGTACAATGTTGATGAAAATGGAAACAGAGTTTCTACAATGCCAAGCTTTAGCTGGATGGACGAAAAATCTCAAACTGACCTCATCGCTTACCTTAAAACTTTAAAAGCTGAAGGAAAATAG
- a CDS encoding cytochrome c, mono- and diheme variants family (PFAM: Cytochrome c), whose protein sequence is MKKTLVALAVISSSLTAGNVANGKALYDANCASCHNTGVGPSLSHVGNNKGHYIKESIVNPGAVITSGYANIMPSFASLGSSAVSDLVAYLKTQR, encoded by the coding sequence ATGAAAAAGACTCTAGTAGCATTAGCTGTTATTTCAAGTTCTTTAACAGCGGGAAATGTGGCAAACGGAAAAGCTCTTTATGATGCAAACTGTGCTTCTTGCCATAATACTGGTGTTGGACCGAGTCTCTCTCACGTTGGAAATAATAAAGGACACTATATTAAAGAGTCAATTGTTAATCCAGGTGCAGTAATCACTTCTGGATATGCGAATATCATGCCATCTTTTGCCTCTTTAGGTTCTAGTGCTGTAAGTGATTTAGTTGCATATTTAAAAACTCAAAGATAA
- a CDS encoding putative nucleic acid-binding protein, contains PIN domain (PFAM: PIN domain), with protein sequence MNLIRNKRVFLDLNIVIELLDSSTEIGDEVIDVLTDLIHNDYDILTSSEAVIMIFHSVSEKEEISKITEKLKNLLKIFKVVPANEEIIYKTLELVERNEVDFENKLQYLTAIHYNCDLFITNNHEFKTEIPFEIIEL encoded by the coding sequence ATGAATCTTATAAGAAACAAAAGAGTCTTTCTTGATTTAAATATTGTTATTGAACTACTCGATAGTTCAACTGAAATTGGCGATGAGGTTATCGATGTTTTAACCGACCTCATCCACAATGATTATGATATTTTGACAAGCTCAGAGGCTGTGATTATGATTTTTCACTCAGTCTCTGAAAAAGAAGAGATAAGTAAAATAACTGAAAAATTAAAAAATCTACTAAAAATCTTTAAAGTTGTTCCTGCAAATGAAGAGATAATTTACAAAACATTGGAACTTGTTGAAAGAAACGAAGTCGATTTTGAAAATAAATTACAATACCTAACTGCAATTCATTACAATTGTGATCTATTCATAACAAATAATCACGAATTTAAAACAGAAATCCCTTTTGAAATAATTGAGCTTTAA
- a CDS encoding putative transcriptional regulator (PFAM: MerR family regulatory protein): MMHNYDEPVYLISVVSKILDIHPQTLRQYEREGLISPSRTDGRMRLYSQRDIDKIKMVLRLTRELGVNLAGVDIILRLKERIAKLEAEVENLNMEVIQHKYENHGSTKRKELQQKSQNIYDIAIFDDDDDNFDEK, encoded by the coding sequence ATGATGCACAACTACGATGAGCCTGTTTATTTAATTAGTGTTGTTTCAAAAATTCTTGATATTCATCCGCAGACACTACGACAATATGAGAGAGAGGGCTTAATTTCTCCATCGCGAACTGATGGAAGAATGAGACTCTATTCACAAAGAGATATTGATAAAATCAAAATGGTTTTGCGGTTAACAAGAGAACTCGGAGTAAATCTTGCTGGAGTTGATATTATTTTGCGATTAAAAGAGCGAATTGCAAAACTTGAAGCGGAAGTTGAAAATTTGAATATGGAAGTTATTCAACACAAATACGAAAATCACGGTTCAACAAAAAGAAAAGAGTTGCAACAGAAGAGCCAAAATATTTATGATATTGCAATTTTTGACGACGACGATGATAATTTTGATGAAAAATGA
- a CDS encoding DnaJ-class molecular chaperone with C-terminal Zn finger domain (PFAM: DnaJ C terminal region; DnaJ domain) → MSKSLYDILGVSQNSSQTDIKKAYKKLARQYHPDINKSPDAEDKFKEINGAYEVLGDEKKRSKYDQFGDSMFGNQNFSDFSRSQNDIDFDELFKSFFGGNSGGFGGGFGGGFQQENLDIEKKLHITFRTSLLGGKEVVYLNSSETVDIKVPAGIRDGEKLRLKGKGKQGRTGTGDLFLIVSIQQHPEYETDEDDIVKEIKIPLFTALFGGEIEVETLKKDVKIKIPEGVKNGQKFRIREGGLYNRKSGITGHLYIKVSVQIPKVSELPDDLVKIMRDKLPKSL, encoded by the coding sequence ATGAGTAAGAGTTTGTATGATATTTTAGGAGTTTCTCAAAACTCCTCTCAAACTGATATAAAAAAAGCATATAAAAAACTAGCTAGACAATATCACCCAGACATAAACAAATCCCCTGATGCCGAAGATAAATTTAAAGAGATAAATGGAGCTTATGAGGTTCTTGGAGATGAAAAGAAGAGATCTAAATATGATCAATTTGGTGATTCCATGTTTGGAAATCAAAACTTTAGTGATTTTTCGAGAAGCCAAAACGACATAGATTTTGATGAACTTTTTAAAAGTTTCTTTGGTGGAAACAGTGGAGGATTTGGCGGTGGTTTTGGCGGAGGCTTTCAACAAGAGAATTTAGATATTGAGAAAAAACTTCATATAACTTTCCGAACTTCACTACTTGGTGGAAAAGAGGTTGTCTATTTAAATAGTAGTGAAACTGTTGATATAAAAGTTCCTGCTGGAATTCGTGATGGCGAAAAATTGCGATTAAAAGGAAAGGGAAAACAGGGTCGAACTGGAACGGGTGATCTCTTTTTGATTGTCTCAATTCAGCAACATCCTGAATATGAAACTGATGAAGATGATATTGTAAAAGAGATAAAAATTCCTCTTTTTACAGCACTTTTTGGCGGAGAAATTGAAGTTGAGACTCTTAAAAAAGATGTCAAAATCAAAATTCCTGAGGGGGTTAAAAACGGTCAAAAATTCAGAATTCGTGAAGGCGGTTTATACAATCGGAAAAGCGGAATAACTGGTCATCTTTACATAAAAGTGAGTGTTCAAATTCCAAAAGTTTCAGAACTCCCAGATGATTTGGTTAAAATCATGAGAGATAAATTACCAAAGAGTTTATAG
- a CDS encoding diguanylate cyclase (GGDEF) domain-containing protein (PFAM: GGDEF domain~TIGRFAM: diguanylate cyclase (GGDEF) domain), translating into MKEQRRKTLYTIIFVIFAVLNTFLGYYIYYDKVNTFTFQKINEISNQYKTVTGELSKKSDIYFDEVANKKNILELYSQIGYSTEKDNEVREELIRQLSKSFKRMREKNVRQFHFHTKDNLSFLRMHKQEKFGDSLKNIRYSVNYVNRTLRPIYGFEEGRINNGFRNVYPIIYDGMHLGSVEISFSFQEVSETLQNLFDGYYTFIISKQLVEKKVFSSKDNYIESSISEDFYAEVGHINKKIINDRNNFKIFEEINEKIKSEISPLLTERKSFSKIIEHNSKTYIVSFFPIKNIEGHEVAYIVNYTEADILSEEFNNFLIQAGGGGFVIFLFIYMMLSNVRKEEFEFINKILDNQNSLILVKNKDEVVRVNKKFLDFFGYESLQEMKEVNECICDYFIQEEGYLSRNFSDNNFVINHIIENNQNQYKVKIVEHSTKMVRIFNINVTELKEQNLFLLILSDITTSELEKEMIKDKANRDKLTNVYNRTKFDIDVKNAVLKNRTFSLILCDIDRFKVVNDSYGHLTGDKILIEFSTLLDLKIRKSDIIYRWGGEEFIIIVDDRMISATKLAEKLRSMLEKHRFFKEIPITASFGVTEHRKFESVDELLLRVDKALYTAKISGRNTVITS; encoded by the coding sequence TTGAAAGAACAAAGAAGAAAAACTCTATATACAATTATCTTTGTTATTTTTGCCGTCTTGAATACTTTTTTAGGTTATTATATATATTATGACAAAGTGAATACTTTTACTTTTCAGAAAATAAATGAAATATCTAATCAGTATAAAACAGTTACGGGGGAACTGTCTAAAAAGAGTGATATTTATTTTGATGAGGTCGCAAATAAGAAAAATATTCTTGAACTCTATTCTCAAATCGGATACAGCACCGAAAAAGATAATGAAGTTAGAGAAGAATTAATAAGACAACTTTCAAAATCTTTTAAAAGAATGAGAGAAAAAAATGTTCGTCAATTTCATTTTCACACAAAAGATAATCTTAGTTTTTTAAGAATGCATAAACAGGAGAAATTTGGAGATTCTCTCAAGAATATTCGATACTCAGTAAATTATGTAAATAGAACTTTGAGACCAATTTACGGTTTTGAAGAGGGACGAATAAACAATGGTTTCCGAAATGTTTATCCAATTATTTATGATGGAATGCATCTTGGAAGTGTTGAAATAAGTTTTTCATTTCAGGAAGTTAGTGAAACTTTACAAAATCTTTTTGACGGATACTATACATTTATAATCTCAAAACAACTTGTTGAAAAAAAGGTTTTTTCATCAAAAGATAACTATATTGAGAGTTCTATTAGTGAAGATTTTTATGCTGAAGTTGGACATATAAATAAAAAAATTATAAACGATAGAAACAATTTTAAAATTTTTGAAGAGATAAATGAGAAAATAAAAAGCGAAATATCGCCTCTATTAACAGAGAGGAAATCTTTTTCCAAAATTATAGAACACAATTCTAAGACATATATTGTTAGCTTTTTCCCTATTAAGAATATTGAAGGGCATGAAGTTGCATACATTGTAAATTACACAGAAGCTGATATTTTAAGTGAAGAATTCAACAATTTTCTTATTCAAGCAGGTGGCGGTGGATTCGTTATTTTTCTATTTATTTACATGATGCTTTCAAATGTGAGAAAAGAGGAGTTTGAGTTTATCAATAAAATTTTGGACAATCAAAACAGCTTAATTCTTGTTAAAAATAAAGATGAGGTTGTTCGAGTAAATAAGAAATTTTTGGACTTTTTTGGATATGAATCTTTACAAGAGATGAAAGAGGTGAATGAGTGCATTTGCGACTATTTTATTCAGGAAGAGGGCTATCTTTCGCGAAATTTTAGCGACAACAATTTTGTTATAAATCACATTATTGAAAACAATCAAAATCAATACAAAGTTAAAATTGTTGAACACTCAACAAAAATGGTTCGGATTTTCAACATAAATGTTACGGAGTTAAAAGAGCAAAATCTATTTTTACTAATTCTTTCGGACATCACAACATCGGAACTTGAAAAAGAGATGATTAAAGACAAAGCAAATCGAGATAAATTGACAAATGTTTATAATCGAACAAAATTTGATATTGATGTTAAAAATGCGGTTCTTAAAAATAGAACTTTCTCGCTGATTCTTTGTGATATTGATAGATTTAAAGTTGTAAATGATTCTTATGGTCATCTTACTGGCGACAAAATTTTGATTGAGTTTTCCACTCTTCTTGATTTAAAAATTAGGAAAAGTGATATTATTTATCGTTGGGGTGGTGAAGAGTTTATTATTATTGTTGATGATAGAATGATTTCTGCAACTAAACTTGCTGAAAAATTAAGATCAATGCTTGAAAAACATCGTTTCTTTAAAGAGATACCAATTACAGCTAGTTTTGGTGTTACGGAACATCGAAAATTTGAGAGTGTTGATGAACTTTTGTTGCGAGTTGATAAAGCTCTTTACACTGCTAAAATTTCTGGAAGAAATACAGTTATAACCTCTTAA
- a CDS encoding glutamate N-acetyltransferase/amino-acid acetyltransferase (PFAM: ArgJ family~TIGRFAM: glutamate N-acetyltransferase/amino-acid acetyltransferase), producing MFQQIITDGGVSAPEGFFSSGVSAGLKNDEKLDLGFIYSDKISNVGAVFTSNKFKASPLKHYIQNDIKQTNFILANSKNANAMTGEKGISDIEEILQELSKKLPIENPIMSSTGVIGVHLPVEKIVKGAEKFDLSRKESDLFAQSIMTTDAYKKEIAVKVILRDGREYSIGGVAKGAGMINPSMATMLAFITTDLDIPSDEIVKILREVSHTTFNAISVDGDTSTNDSVFLMANGKKNFYDEYSFKSSLKIVMEYLALQIVKDGEGAKKLAKFSIVGARTDCEAEKVAKTLSDSLLVKTALFGEDPNWGRIAMGIGASGAEVSEENLTIAYNDVKVYEKGKNLFDDEVEKEAFKVLQKREFTINCDLGVGNGKFSSYGCDLGYEYVKINADYRT from the coding sequence ATGTTTCAACAAATTATCACAGATGGCGGTGTTTCTGCACCAGAAGGTTTTTTTAGTAGCGGTGTTTCTGCGGGATTAAAAAATGATGAAAAACTTGACTTAGGTTTTATATATTCCGACAAGATTTCCAATGTCGGTGCTGTTTTTACAAGCAATAAATTTAAAGCATCTCCACTCAAACATTACATTCAAAACGACATAAAACAGACAAACTTTATTCTTGCCAACTCAAAAAATGCAAATGCGATGACTGGTGAAAAAGGTATTAGTGATATTGAGGAAATCCTACAAGAACTTTCAAAAAAACTTCCAATTGAAAATCCAATCATGAGTTCAACAGGTGTTATTGGAGTCCATTTACCAGTTGAAAAAATTGTCAAAGGGGCAGAAAAGTTTGACTTGAGCAGAAAAGAGAGCGACCTTTTTGCACAATCAATAATGACAACTGATGCCTATAAAAAAGAGATTGCTGTAAAGGTTATTTTAAGAGACGGTCGAGAATATAGCATTGGTGGAGTTGCAAAAGGTGCAGGAATGATAAATCCATCAATGGCAACAATGTTGGCTTTTATCACAACCGATTTAGATATTCCGAGTGATGAAATCGTAAAAATCCTCCGAGAAGTTTCACACACAACATTCAATGCAATTTCAGTCGATGGCGACACTTCAACAAATGATTCTGTATTTTTAATGGCAAACGGAAAAAAGAACTTTTACGACGAATACTCTTTTAAAAGCAGTTTAAAAATTGTGATGGAGTATCTCGCTTTACAAATTGTCAAAGATGGAGAGGGTGCAAAAAAACTTGCTAAATTCTCAATTGTCGGAGCAAGAACGGATTGTGAAGCCGAAAAAGTTGCTAAAACTCTCTCAGACTCTCTTCTTGTTAAAACCGCTCTTTTTGGCGAAGACCCAAATTGGGGACGAATTGCAATGGGAATTGGTGCTTCTGGTGCAGAAGTCTCTGAAGAGAATTTAACAATCGCTTACAACGATGTTAAAGTTTATGAAAAGGGTAAAAACCTATTTGACGATGAGGTCGAGAAAGAGGCATTTAAAGTTTTACAAAAACGGGAATTTACAATAAATTGCGATTTGGGAGTTGGAAATGGAAAATTCTCAAGTTATGGTTGTGATTTGGGCTATGAGTATGTAAAAATCAATGCAGATTATCGAACTTAA